One window from the genome of Haloprofundus halobius encodes:
- a CDS encoding GMP synthase subunit A — translation MTRVVVIDNHGQFTHLEQRALRDAGVDADIVDNETPPEEVDADGVVLSGGPDADRAGRSAEYLDLDVPVLGICLGMQVMATELGGRVGSGDYGGYADVTVEVLDDEDPLVGSLAPRTRVWASHADEVKELPDGFTHTATSDVCGIEAMSDADQELYGVQWHPEVAHTERGQEVFENFIARCES, via the coding sequence ATGACCAGAGTCGTCGTCATCGACAACCACGGGCAGTTCACACATCTGGAGCAGCGGGCATTGCGCGACGCCGGCGTCGACGCCGATATCGTCGACAACGAGACGCCGCCCGAGGAGGTAGACGCCGACGGTGTCGTCCTCTCGGGCGGCCCCGACGCCGACCGCGCAGGGCGCTCCGCGGAGTATCTCGACCTCGACGTTCCGGTGCTCGGCATCTGTCTCGGCATGCAGGTGATGGCGACCGAACTCGGCGGGCGCGTCGGGTCGGGCGACTACGGCGGCTACGCCGACGTCACCGTCGAAGTACTCGACGACGAGGACCCGCTCGTCGGTTCGCTCGCGCCCCGGACCCGCGTCTGGGCGAGCCACGCCGACGAGGTGAAGGAACTGCCCGACGGTTTCACCCACACCGCGACGAGCGACGTCTGCGGCATCGAGGCGATGAGCGACGCCGACCAAGAACTCTACGGCGTCCAGTGGCACCCCGAGGTCGCCCACACCGAGCGCGGCCAGGAGGTGTTCGAGAACTTCATCGCCCGCTGCGAGTCCTGA